A DNA window from Trichosurus vulpecula isolate mTriVul1 chromosome 2, mTriVul1.pri, whole genome shotgun sequence contains the following coding sequences:
- the PXYLP1 gene encoding 2-phosphoxylose phosphatase 1: MLFRNRFLLLLVLAALLAFLSISLQFFHLTPVTPVKNGMNGKNRKRIMPDPLTEPPVVDPIHEARIYCNIPSITERSAEGHAPYYFKLVSVHVLIRHGDRYPLYAIPKTKRPEIDCTLVANRKPNHPKLEAFINHMSKASEVLMEGTLSTLPLYPSHSLCEMGELTQTGVVQHLKNGQLLRDIYLKKHKLLPKDWTTKHLYLETTGKSRTLQSGLALLYSLLPDFEWKKINFRHQWSTIFCSGSCDCPMRNQYLEKEQRRQYLLRVKNNQLENTYVEMAKIVGIPTRQLRAANPIDSMLCHFCHNVSFPCTKNGCIDIEHFKVIKTHQIEDERERRERKLYFKYALLASHPVLNQTVNRMLRIAEGKREEIFVLYSAHDVTLSPVLSALGITEARFPRFAARLVFELWQDGERPADHFIRILYNGVDVTFHTSFCQEHHKHSSKPMCPLEDFVHFVKRDMFSVLNSSSYYDACHRKTF, translated from the exons ATGCTTTTCCGAAATCGTTTTTTGTTGCTGCTGGTCTTGGCTGCTTTACTAGCCTTTTTGAGCATCAGTCTACAATTCT tcCACCTTACACCAGTAACACCAGTCAAAAATGGGATGAATGGTAAAAATCGCAAGAGAATAATGCCTGATCCATTGACTGAACCTCCTGTGGTGGATCCTATTCATGAAGCTCGTATTTACTGCAATATTCCAAGCATTACTGAACGTAGTGCAGAAG GTCATGCACCTTATTATTTCAAGCTAGTATCTGTTCATGTGTTAATTCGTCATGGAGATAGATACCCGCTCTATGCCATTCCTAAAACAAAGAGACCAGAAATTGACTGTACTTTGGTTGCTAACAG GAAACCAAACCATCCTAAACTTGAAGCTTTCATCAATCACATGTCAAAAGCATCTGAAGTCTTAATGGAAGGCACTCTCAGTACCCTGCCTCTTTATCCTAGTCATTCACTGTGTGAAATGGGAGAACTCACACAGACAG GTGTTGTTCAGCATTTGAAGAACGGACAGCTGTTACGAGACATTTATTTAAAGAAACACAAACTCCTTCCAAAAGACTGGACCACAAAGCATCTTTACTTAGAGACAACTGGAAAAAGTCGAACTCTCCAGAGTGGACTGGCCTTGCTCTATAGTCTTCTCCCAGATTTTGAGTGGAAGAAAATTAACTTTAGGCACCAGTGGAGCACTATCTTCTGCTCTGGAAGTTGTGATTGTCCGATGAGAAAtcaatatctagaaaaggaacaaCGTCGCCAGTACCTATTGCGTGTTAAAAACAACCAGTTAGAGAACACTTATGTGGAAATGGCAAAAATAGTGGGGATTCCCACGAGGCAACTAAGAGCTGCTAATCCCATAGATTCTATGTTATGTCACTTTTGCCACAATGTCAGTTTTCCTTGTACCAAAAATGGCTGTATTGACATAGAGCATTTTAAAGTTATCAAGACACATCAGatagaggatgagagagagagacgtGAAAGGAAACTTTATTTCAAGTATGCACTACTGGCCTCTCATCCTGTACTTAACCAGACAGTCAACCGGATGCTGCGAATTGCAGAAGGCAAGAGGGAAGagatttttgttctttattctgcTCATGATGTCACTTTGTCACCAGTTCTTAGTGCCTTGGGTATTACTGAAGCCAGGTTTCCGAGATTTGCTGCCAGATTGGTCTTTGAACTGTGGCAAGATGGAGAAAGACCTGCTGATCATTTTATCCGTATTCTTTATAATGGAGTTGATGTCACTTTCCACACCTCTTTTTGCCAGGAACACCACAAGCATTCCAGCAAGCCTATGTGCCCTCTTGAAGATTTTGTTCACTTTGTCAAAAGGGACATGTTTTCAGTCTTAAATAGTAGTAGTTATTATGATGCATGTcacagaaaaacattttaa